Part of the Vicinamibacterales bacterium genome, CATCCGACCGATTACCGGAGGCGGAGATCGCGAGCGCTCGTCAGGGAGCGCCGCCCATCGACGACTCCACGCTCGCCGGAATCGAGGCCGAGGCGCGCGCGCAAGCGGCCCGCTTGTGGGCCAGATGGTGAGGTTCTCGAGCGGCACGGGCGGAGTGGCACGGGCGTCCCGCCCGTGGGGCTTGGCGGAGTGGCACGGGCGTCTCGCCCGTGGGGCTTGGCGGAGTGGCACGGGCGTCTCGCCCGTGTTGGCCGCAGGATCTGCGTACCCCGCATCGCCCCACTGAGTGCAATTCTGCACCCGGTGTCACCAAGTACTCAGGTTCCGGCGCGTTTTCGCCGGCATCGCCCGTGCTTGATGCCTCCGCGTGGATCGTTTCTACCGGCGCAATCTCCCCCATTGGCGTGAGGAGCACGGCACACCTGCCTACTTCGTGACATGGCGCCTCGCCCGCGGCCAGGCCGCATTGACCGACGGAGAGCGAGATGTGGTGGCCGATGCGTTGCGGCATTTCGACGGCCGTCGATATCAACTCATCGGCTTCGTCGTCATGGATGACCACGTGCACGTTGTGGTTGTTCCGAGGGCAGGCGAGCGCCTCGAACGTCTGCTGCACAGTTGGAAGTCGTTCACGTCGCACCGATTCTGCCGCCATGGAGAGCGACGGCCGCCGATGTGGCAGGACGAGTACTTCGATCGCCTCCTGCGCACCGACGGAGAGCTGGACGAAAAGCTCGAGTACATCACAGGAAATCCATGGAAGCGATGGTCGAATCTGAAGGCGTACCGGTGGGTGTGGCCGCCGGCGGTGGCACGGTAGGCGGAGCGGCGTGCACGGGCGGGACGCCCGTGCCACCCAAGATCTCGTGCACGGGCGGCACGCCCGTGCCACTCAGGATCTCGGTCACGGGCGGGACGCCCGTGCCACCCACCATCGGGGCATGTGTCACTTCTGTGGACATGGTGAGCCTTCGCCAGTACGATGACCGATGGCGCAGGGACGGGACGCCCGTGCCACGCGGGGCTGCCACGTACTCAGTCAACTGGCGGACATATCATGAAGCGACTTGGGATTGAGAAGGACATCATCGATCGGTCGGTCTACGACCATTCCGTCTCGCGGTTCCGTGACGCCCGCATTCTTCTGCCGACGATCACCCAACTGGCCGACCCGACGCGGATTCCGTCGTCCATCCAGGAGGCGCTCGCAAGCATCGATCCGGATGCACCGCACCCGCTCAACCTGTTTCGCGTGCACTGGTACAACGGGGGTGACCGCCGGCACGGCGTGCCGACACCGGACCATCTCGTCCTGCCCGAGTCGCTGACCGGCGTTCGCGCGCCAATCATCGTGGCGCTCGGCAATCGCTTCCCGATGATCCGCGCCCACAAGGTGCTCGCGGCGTACGGCTGCCTCGCGCCACGGGTCATCACCGGCCAGTTCGATCCAACCGTCCACAAGGCGATCTGGCCGTCCACCGGGAACTACTGCCGCGGCGGCGTCGCCATCTCACGGATCATGGGCTGTCACGGGGTCGCCATTCTGCCGGAAGGCATGAGCGAGGAACGGTTCCGCTGGCTGGAGGCGTGGATCAGCGCCCCGTCCGACATCATCCGGACGCCCGGTTCGGAGAGCAACGTCAAGGAGATCTACGACGCGTGCGCCGCGCTCGAACGCGACCCGCACAACATCATCTTCAACCAGTTCTGCGAGTTCGGAAACTACCTGGCACACTACACGTGCACCGGCCGCGCCCTCGAGCGGATTGTCGACGCGCACGATCCGGCTGGTCATCAGCGCGTGGCGGCGTACGTGTCGGCCACGGGTTCGGCTGGAACGCTCGGTGCCGGCGATTACCTGAAGGACCGGTTCGGCGCGCGTATTGTCGCCGTCGAGGCGGCGGAGTGCCCGACGCTCCTCTACAACGGATTTGGCGAGCACAACATCCAGGGCATCGGCGACAAGCACGTGCCGTTCATCCACAACGTGATGAACACCGACGTGGCGGTTGCGGTGTCGGACGCCGCGACGGACGGTCTCGGCGTGCTGTTCAGCTCGCCCGCCGGCCGCGAGTATCTCGTCAATCGCCGCGAGGTGCCGCAGACCGTCGTGGACGCGCTGGTGTCGCTCGGCCTGTCCAGCATCTGCAACGTGCTCGCGGCCATCAAGACGGCGAAATACTACGACCTCGGCCCCGACGAGATGGTGCTGACCGTGGCCACCGACGGCGCCGAGATGTACGGCAGCGAACGTGACAAGGCGCTCACGCGGCGGTTCGGCGGCAGATTCGATCAGGTGAACGCCGGGGAAGTCTTCGCGCAGCACCTTCTCGGCGCGGCGACGGATCACCTGCTGGAACTGTCCACGGTCGATCGCACGCGCATCTTCAACCTCGGCTATTACACGTGGGTCGAGCAGCAGGGTGTTACCGTGCACGAATTCAACGCGCGTCGCCAACAGACGTTCTGGAAGGATCTACGCCACATCCTGCCGGCCTGGGATGCGATGATCGATGAGTTCAACGCGCGGACCGGCGTGGTGGTCTGAGTTCCCGTCCAAGACTGAACCATGGATCCGACCTGTCTCACTGAACCGACGTTCACCTGCGCAGGCTGCGGCGCGATGATGCCGGCGGCGGATGGCGGTCACGCGCCCTTCGCGTGTTCCGCGGCACGGCCCGGGGACGACATCGACCACGTCGTCCGGCGGCACTTCGATCCCGCCGGGCGCTCTTTTCCGCCGTCGGAGGAAGCCAACCCCTTCGTCCGCTATCGGGCCCTCTCCTCGGCGCACCAACTCGCGCTCGCACGGGGTCTGACCGACGAGCAGTTCGTCGGCATCGTGCGTGAACTCGACGCGTCGGTGGCGACGGTCGACGGCGCGGGATTCCGGGCCACGCCGTTCGCTCCCGCGCCCGCCCTCAGTCGACAGCTCGGTTGCGCGGACGATGGGATGGTCTGGGTGAAGGACGAGACCGCGAACGTGTCGGGCTCGCACAAGGCGCGACACCTGATGGGTGTGATGCTCTACCTGCAGGTGTTGCAGCGTGTCACGGGCACGACGGACCGCTCGACGCTCGCCATCGCCAGTTGCGGCAACGCGGCGCTGGCGGCCGGCGTCGTGGCGCGCGCGGCCGGCTGGCCGCTCGAGGTCTTCGTCCCGCCGTCGGCTGACGCCGCGGTCGTCGCGCGACTCATCGCGCTCGAGGCGCAGATCCACCTCGCCCATCGCCGAGACGGCGTTGCAGGCGATCCCTGCTATCTTTCGTTCCGGGAATCGCTGTCGGCGGGCGCCCTGCCGTTCTGCTGCCAGGGGAGCGACAACGGCCTGACCATCGAGGGCGGTGAAACGGTGGCGTGGGAGATGATCTCCAGCCTGCAGCAGTCGCCCGACATCAACTGGCAGTCGCAGCGGCGTCCGATCGACGCGGTCTTCGTCCAGGTCGGCGGCGGGGCTCTCGCCAGTTCCCTCGTCCAGGGATTCGTGGACGCCTATCGCCTGGGCGCGGTGACGTGGCTGCCGCGGTTCTATACGGTCCAGACGAGCGGCGGGTATCCGCTGAAGCGGGCGTACGACGGGGTGGCGGAGCGGATTCTCGAGCGCGTGCCGCTGGTCGTCGAGCAGGGCTTCAGCCCGGCCGCCGATCGTGAACGCGCGGACCTGATGGCCGCCCACCCGTCGATTATCGACGAGGAGTTGCAGCACGCGCGCACCCACCGGTCGGCATTCATGCGGCCGTGGGAGAAGGAGCCGCACAGCATCGCCCACGGCATCCTGGACGATGAAACCTACGACTGGGCCGCGGTGGTCGAAGGGATGTTGCGGTCGGGCGGGTGGCCGCTCGTCGTCGGGGAGGACCGGCTGCTCGAAGCGAACATCGCCGCCCATCAGGGAACGGGCATCGACGTGGACCATACCGGCTCTGCCGGCCTTGCCGGCCTGATGAAAGCGATTGGCATCGACACGCGCCTGGCCGGCGAACGGGTTGCCGTGATCTTCTCGGGTCGCACCCGGTCGTAGCCTTCATCGTTGCCGCCCCAACGGACTTCGAATGTTCGTTCTCCGTGGGTTCGCGTGCCTCGCGTCGATCTCCTGTCCCGCCGCCGCATGCCCATCGCGGCCTTCATCAGGCTCGCCACGCAATCGAACGAGTACTGTGCCCAGATGATCCGGGACTGCAACCCTCGCGCCGCGGACTTCTGGAGTCCGCCGGGGAACGGCAGGAGAGCGGTGCAGCGCGGGCGGCGGTGACGGCGCGATCCAATACACGTCCGTCTCAGTCTCGTAATCATCGAGAAATATTCCGCGCAACACCCCTTGAAAAGAGCGCTCCCAGACCTACGTTCGATACCAGTCCGCCCGAGATCGTCGAGGCGTAGCCCTGCGACAGGTCGGAGCCGAACCTGACCGCCCGCCGTTGGCCGTGTTCTTCGGGCTGTATCTCCCTGGTTGCGCCGGATCCACGAGGCCGTATGTCGTCACACATCTCAGGGGCGCGAGCTCGCGCACCTCCTGGTAGCTCAGCAACTGCCCGTAGACGGGTTGCGCCCCAACGGACCCCAATCCTGTGGCAAGTCTGCGTCCTCCCCAAGAAGTCGGTTCGGGCTGGGCAGGGGACGCAGCGACTCGTCGGACTGAATTACAGGAGGAAGCGCGATGCGACGGACTCACCTCGTCATCAAGCCGTCTCTGATCATCGCGATCTGTCTGGGTACGATCGGCCCACTCTGGTCGGCCGGGTGTTGCACGCCCCTGAAGCTGTCGAGCGTGGCAGTGGCTCCATGCCCGCAGCAGCGCGACTGGTGGTGCTGGGCAGCAACAACCGAGCAGATTTCTGCCCTGTACGGGCACCGCGTGGACCAGTGCTCATCAGCCGGCTTCGTGCACGGAACGCCGCCGGACTGCTGCACCGGCTGCACTGGGAACTGCCCATGTTGGGGATCGGGATGGGGAGCCTCAATCGCCGACATGAGCAACAACTGGAAGCACTGGAACTTCACGTTCACCTATGTCTCGAGCAGCCTGGCGTGGGATGAACTGAGGAGGACGCTGTCAACTCAGCCGTTCTGCCGCCGCAGCCCGGTACAGGCAATCTGGTGGTGGACCGGCGGCGGCGGGCATGTGGTCACCTTGTACGGCTACGTCGAGGTCGGTGGCCAGAAATACGTGTCCTACCTGAACCCGTGGCCGCCGAGCTGCAGCACCAACAACAAGCAATGCTCCTCCGTGTCGCCTGCGGGAGACGATGTGGTATCGACGTTCGATGCATTCGTGAGCGATGGCAGTCATAGCTGGGGAGACAGCTTCTACGCGTTCAAGCACAAGGGCTCGTAGCCCGCGGTAAAGCGTCTTCAGGCCGGGGGGTGTTATGAAGACGATGATGGTGTCGTCTGGAAGCGTGCTCATTGTCGTGGTTGTCTTGCTTGCCGTAACGGCAGCTCAGGAACGGGCGCTCGTCGCCGAAGCAAGAACCGGCGTCTTCGCGCAAGCAGCACTGGCCCAGTACGTTCGGGACATTGTCACCCAGGAGAATTACGCCCGGTTCGGCTTCAAGAGCCTCGCGGATGCTCGCAGCGCGCGTGTCGGTACGCCGCTGCACGTCTTCGAGATCGACCTCAGGAGTCTCAAGGCGTACCGGTCTGGTGCCGGAGTGAAATCGATGCTCCGTGATGCCGAGGTGCTCTGGTTCCCGGTGACCGTTGCAGGCGCGGTCATCACGAAGGTCGAGATTGTGGGGAAGGACAATAGACTGATTGCTGGCGAGTTCGGAGGCATGAGAAGCGCCCAGGCAACGGCTGCAGCGAATAGCGACTTCGCCGTTCGGCTCGAGGAGCGAGGCATCGCTCGGGCTGCAGGTTTTGCCCCGGCGCTCGTTCGAGTGCCGGCGCTTGGTGTCACCCTGCTCTATGCCGAAACATCGGGCGGCGAGTTCCTGCTGCCGGCGGAGACCAACCCCGAGCGCTTTGGCTTAAACACGGGGAAGGTGTATGCGGCCGCCGAGGTGCTGAGCGCGCTGGCAACCGCAGCTCAGCAGGTCGACGAGAAGAAGATCAAGTAGGCCCCTGACGTCCGACCGACACTCGTTGGACGTTGGCGCCCAGGTATTTGGATGGGCTGAACACTCAGATTCACACCGAACGACAGACGCCTGCCACCCGGCACGCTCGCGGACGAGGAGACGCATCTCGCGTGCCTGGGGCACTGCGGCAGAACATCGTCAGCACCAGTCCGTTGCGCCGCCCGGTGGCCGTACACTCCACCCGGTCGTAACCTTCATCCGCGAGCCCGTCAGATCCTCCCGACAGGAGGACTGCCATGCTGCTGCGATCGGGTTACGTTGTCGGCGCCCTGCTTGTACTGACCCTCACGTCGATCTACCTCGTGGCGAAGGTCCGGCCAATGAGCGCGTCCTGGGCGTGGCGCTTCACGTGGCTGGCCGCCGTGTCGGTCATCGCCTTCGTTGTGTGCGTGCTCCTGCACAATCTCGTCAGCGGTCTGCTCCGGGCCGAGGAGCCGGTGTTCTTCATCCTCGCGGTGATCGTCTCGCCGCTGACGTTTCTCATCGGCGTGATCGGCGCGATCGTGGCGTCGATCGTCACCCGAGGCCACGCGTCGTGCTGAACTCCCTCACAAGCGGGACGCCCGTGCCACACGGCACGGCTGGACGTGTGTGTGGCCAACACTCGAGGCCGCTACCAGTTCCACAGACGCCAGACGGCATCGGCGATCCACCACGCGCCGACCAGGCGAAAGACCCAGAGCGTGCGGCCGATCCCGAGCAGGGCCAGGTTGTGGATCGGGAAGGGGCAGCGGAGGCCGGGCGCCTCTTCGCCTGGCGCCCCGAGAATGGCCGACGACGCACCGGTAACGGGAACGGGAACGGAAACCGGAGAACGGAGCAACGACCCGACCGAGGCCGCGACGACCGTCAGTGCCACGGTGACGCGAAAGAACACCGCGACGTGGTCGTGCGAGAGCAACGGTCGGCCGACCGCTGTAACGAGCGAGTTGCCGAGGAGCACGAGGAGCGGCACGAAGATCCCGATCGCGATGAGGTAGCGGTGGCGCACGACGAACGCCAGGAACCGCGTGACCGACGCGGCGTGCGCCTCCGAACACGCCGCCATCGACCACGTGCGGCCACCGGACTCGACAGGCAATCGGACGTTCACCCCGACGCGCCCGCACCACAGGCACCGGACGTCAGCGAACTTCGCCACCCACGGCATGGCGACGATCCGGTGGCCGAACATCACCGCGAGACCGAGACCCACCGACCATGCCGGCCCGAACGGCTGGCGAAGAAAGAGAAACAGCACGAGCGGAATGAAGAGGAACAGGAACAGCCCCTGCGCGCTCATGGCCCACCCGTCATTCTTCACCCGTCCGCCTTCGCCCATCCGCCCGCCGCCTTGCCGCCGTCATCCTCGTGTCCCCCCCTGTCGACGCTGGACGTTGCGCTCGACGCACGCGCCCAGCACGGCCGCCGGGTCCTT contains:
- a CDS encoding transposase; protein product: MDRFYRRNLPHWREEHGTPAYFVTWRLARGQAALTDGERDVVADALRHFDGRRYQLIGFVVMDDHVHVVVVPRAGERLERLLHSWKSFTSHRFCRHGERRPPMWQDEYFDRLLRTDGELDEKLEYITGNPWKRWSNLKAYRWVWPPAVAR
- a CDS encoding pyridoxal-phosphate dependent enzyme, with protein sequence MKRLGIEKDIIDRSVYDHSVSRFRDARILLPTITQLADPTRIPSSIQEALASIDPDAPHPLNLFRVHWYNGGDRRHGVPTPDHLVLPESLTGVRAPIIVALGNRFPMIRAHKVLAAYGCLAPRVITGQFDPTVHKAIWPSTGNYCRGGVAISRIMGCHGVAILPEGMSEERFRWLEAWISAPSDIIRTPGSESNVKEIYDACAALERDPHNIIFNQFCEFGNYLAHYTCTGRALERIVDAHDPAGHQRVAAYVSATGSAGTLGAGDYLKDRFGARIVAVEAAECPTLLYNGFGEHNIQGIGDKHVPFIHNVMNTDVAVAVSDAATDGLGVLFSSPAGREYLVNRREVPQTVVDALVSLGLSSICNVLAAIKTAKYYDLGPDEMVLTVATDGAEMYGSERDKALTRRFGGRFDQVNAGEVFAQHLLGAATDHLLELSTVDRTRIFNLGYYTWVEQQGVTVHEFNARRQQTFWKDLRHILPAWDAMIDEFNARTGVVV
- a CDS encoding pyridoxal-phosphate dependent enzyme, with protein sequence MDPTCLTEPTFTCAGCGAMMPAADGGHAPFACSAARPGDDIDHVVRRHFDPAGRSFPPSEEANPFVRYRALSSAHQLALARGLTDEQFVGIVRELDASVATVDGAGFRATPFAPAPALSRQLGCADDGMVWVKDETANVSGSHKARHLMGVMLYLQVLQRVTGTTDRSTLAIASCGNAALAAGVVARAAGWPLEVFVPPSADAAVVARLIALEAQIHLAHRRDGVAGDPCYLSFRESLSAGALPFCCQGSDNGLTIEGGETVAWEMISSLQQSPDINWQSQRRPIDAVFVQVGGGALASSLVQGFVDAYRLGAVTWLPRFYTVQTSGGYPLKRAYDGVAERILERVPLVVEQGFSPAADRERADLMAAHPSIIDEELQHARTHRSAFMRPWEKEPHSIAHGILDDETYDWAAVVEGMLRSGGWPLVVGEDRLLEANIAAHQGTGIDVDHTGSAGLAGLMKAIGIDTRLAGERVAVIFSGRTRS